DNA from Sphingomonas sp. SUN039:
CTGCTCCATCGTCGGTTTGGGGATTTTCCAATCGCGCTGAGTCGGGTTTCCCTGACCGACCTGACGCGCTGAAACGCGCATCAAATCCGGCATGCGACACAGGTCGATTGATCATGACATCTCGCAGGCGATCCTGTGTTCGCTGCGCTACGGCCGGATGACAACCGAATATGGCCACGCGGGGCTCGATGCCCCGCGTGGCCACAAGCTCTTCACACAAAAAAAGGGGAGCCGAAGCCCCCCGAGACCGCTGCGTGCCGCGATCAATATTCGTCGCTCATCGCGCCATGTGCGGTATAGACCACCTTGTCGATGAGCCGCATCGGCAGCGCGTCGTAATCGCCTTCGTCGATGCTGATGTAGCGCCCGTCTTCCTCGATCACGTGCTGGTCGAAATAGCTGTGCAGGGCGCGACGTTCGGCGGATGCGACAGCGGCGAGATAATGGCCGGTATCCATGATTGCGATGCGTGAGGGTGTTGCCATGAGAGCCTCCTGATTGTCGTCAATTGACGGATGCTTGGCAGTCATGCGTTCGGGAGGTCGGTCAGGGACGCCAAAGGCGCCGCACGGCGGGCGGTCCGGCGTGTCTATTTTTTGCGTACGCCGGAGCTGGCGATCTCGGCACCACCGCTCGATCGCAAAAAATCGATGCGCCGGGCCGATCCTTGACGGACCTTCCGGACGCATGACACCCTTGGACTATTGTTAGAGAAAATGTTCTTTCCTGCCCGCCCGGCAAGGCCGCAGGCGAGCCGGCCCAGAATCCGAACGCCAGGATAAGCCAGAATGCCCGACGCCCGCTCGCCGCGAGGCTCAGGCCCACACGACGCGTGCATCGGCATCGGGCTCGTCCATCGCGGCAAGCACGTTGAGATGCGCCCGGTAATGATCGACATGATTGTCGGCAAAGCGGCGGCGCGTTGCGGGATCGCTAAGCCGGTCGCGCAGTTCGTCGGCGCGGATTTCACCCACGGGTTCCTGCGCGACGCCGAGCGCCCGCAGGATCGCATAGGCGCTGGCTTTAGAAACCTTCAGCCGGATCGCGTCATCGGGGGTCGATGACACCCAGAGATAGATGTGGTTCTCTTCCTTGTCGCGGCCGAAGCGGACAAGACGACCCCGAAACTGCGCCTGCTCGATCACGCCGATCGCGGTTTCGTCATGCTCGAAAACGGCAGCGAGCACGGCAAGCGCAAAGGGACAGACGCGTGCCTCGAAATCATCGACGGCAGGGTCCTGTGCGGCGCGATCGATCACGGCGATGCCCGAGCGTTCGCCTTCGACGGCCGCAAAGCTGCGGAACGCCGCGAGCTGGCGCGCCGAAACCAGGGCGCAGGGACGTGCGCCGACGCGGTCGTCGGCGACGGTGAAGCTGATGATCATGGCCAAATCCTTTCCCCGTAAAGTACAGCGCAAAAAGGGCGCCAGCCGCGACCATGGAGGTCGCGGCTGCCGCCCCGCCACGGGTCGTCGGTCAGGCGTCGACAAGCTCGCGCTTGCTGCGGCCCTTGCCCGTGTTCTCGGGGGCGTCGGGCGCCGTCGAACTGCCGAGGCCGTCGGTGTGCCCGCCGCCGACTTCGCCGCCGGTCGCCCCGTTTGCAGGTCCCCCCTCGTCCAGCGGCAGCGGCGGCATGTCGTCGCTGGCACCGGTCGCGGCGGGCAGCGCCGCACGGCGCTGCTGGCGCTGCCAGACGATGTTGTAGCTGCCGTCTTCCTGCCGGAAGGCCGAGACCTGGATCGGTTCGGACAGGCTCGGATCGTCGATGCGACCATTGAGGAATTCCTCGCCGGTCGAATTCGACGTCAGCGCAAACAGCGCGCCGACCTTGACCCACACTTTGGCGACAGCATTCAGCGCCATGACGTCGAACTTGGGCGCTTTGGGATTTGGCGAGACGACGGGCCGAAGCGCGATGGTCATCGCGACCTGGAGGGTTTCGATGCGACCGACATAAGTGCCGCTCGAACGAAGCGTGATACTGCCGATGTTGCTGCTCATGATCATTCTCCTGAAACGACTTTCGGGAACCTCCCGAAGCCATAACTTTCCAGTCCCCTCCCCTCCTCGGCCCTTTCGGCCGAGCGGCGTGCGTGAGCACGCTCTGTGTCGCCGGGCGCTTGCGGCCGGCGGGCCAGATCCGGCACTTCCCGAGTTGGCGTGAGCCGCACCGTCGTCGCGCGTGACTGCGCCGCGCGCCCGCGCGCGCATCAACAGACGGTGCCCCGAGACGGTGACGCGGACGAAGCGCGGCGTCGGGGCAGCAAGGCATCCGGCTGAGCGCAGCGATGTCGTGGTGCCGCAGCTGCCGACGACACCGCGCCCGCGCACCGGCCGGAGCGCCCCGCGCGCCAGAACAAGAAAATCGCACCCTGAAAGGGCTGCGCCAGCAGACCCAAAGAGTGCGACATCACGCGCGTCCCTTGACCACCGCCGGTACGGCGGTGCCCGGGACGCCGACCAGGCGTCCGCGCGCCGCAGCGGCGGTCCCGGCGGGACCCCGTCAGGCGCGCCCGGGCGGCATCGAAAAAAAGAGAGACCGGACTTGCGTCCGGCCTCCCGTGCAGGCTGGTCAGGCGGCCTGCTGCCGACCCAGGTCCCGGACCTGATCCGAGGCCCGAATGATGTGGAGCGGCGTTCCCGCCTGACGCAGTTTCTGCGCGAAATTGGCTTGAAGTCCCGAGCCTTCGCAGACGATAGCTTCGACGGGGCGCAGCCCGACGATCTTGTCGTTGCGCACGAAGCCGGCACGGTTGCCGTGCGCGCGGTCGAGCCGGAACTGGACCAGCTTGACGCCGCGCGCGGCTGCCCATGCTGCGGCAATGGCATCGCAGCCCTTGACCTGGGCCGTGGTCGCCAGGACCATCTCGGGGACACGGGTTTTGATGCTGTCGAGGCGGTTCCAGAGCAGTTCATGGTCGTGCCAGACGTTGCCGCCCGAAAACGCCACCACCGGACCTTCGGGGGCATAGGCTTCGCGACACGTGCGCGCGCGTGCCGCAAGAAAATCGCGAGCTTCGATCTGGCTTGCGGTCAGGCTCGACGACGTGCGGCTGCCCTTGGTTGCCGAGAATGGCCGCCCGGTTTCGACACGGAACACATCGGCCGCGTGATCGCGCATGCATTCCATCGCCTGCCGGGCATCGAACAGCGTCTGAGCCAGGAGCTGCTTGTCCTCGAGTTCGGTTGCGTAGATTTCCGAAGGATCGAAGCATCGCGCGAGTTCGCCCAAATCTTTGGCGGCATCGTCCTCGCGGCCTTCGATGCGCCTGGCAACGACGTGGAACGAGTTGACAAAGCCCCAGGCAAGATCGGCGGCATAGCTTTCCATCCTGGTGTCGCGGAACACATCGAATAATGTCCCCATCATCATCTCGACGGCGCAGCGCACCATTTGCGGGTCGGGCATGTCGAGCGCTTGCGGTGCGTCGACAATCGACAATTTGGCCATTTCATTCTGGCCGTCGAACGCGGTGTCGTAACCGCTGTCGCGATTGTCGCTGTCCGAGAAGTGGCGGGCCATGTCGGCGAAGTTGGTGAAACGGGTCATTGAAACCTCCAGATGTGAAAATGCTCATCACCGCGATGAGGTCGCTCCGGGGGAATGCGGCGCCGTGGCGGTCACAGGACAGCGACCAGCGGGAAGCTGCCGCGCCAGCGGACGGTGGGGGAGCCGATTTTGGGGGGACGGATCGGGGCGCGCCAGCGACCCCGGGCCCCGCAAAATTGGGGGTACCGCCGGTCCTTGACGGCCACGCGCGCCGCATTCCATCATCGGAATTCATAGAGAGAGAAAAGAGTGAGGCCGGGCAGCGGAGATCCCGGCAGCGGTGCCGGAACAGATCGCCGCGCGCCACAGGCCGAACAACCGGTGGTTCGTGATCGACCGGCGCCGTCGTCCAAGGGCGTTCGGCGCCTGGCCGAATCCCCTCTACGACGCGCACGGGTTCCTGCTGCCACGCCGATCCCGCGCCACGCGCTCGATCATCCACCCCGCGCGCAAGGGATCGTCACCCGCAGGGCGGAGACAGGCATAGCCTGGCTCCGTGGAGCTGGGGCTGACGCTTCGTCAGCACCCAGCGGAATAGAGCCCGGTCCCGCGCACCCGCGCGGGATGCGCCCCCCAAGACCTGCTCGGGCCTGCCGCGCCGATCATCGAGTGCCTTCTTCCCTGCCGCACAAGAACCGAATTTCATCGACGTGCGACCTGGGTGTGTTGGCCGTCCAGGCGACGATCGCTGGTGCCGATTGGGATGCCGATTGGAGTGCCGGGTCGGCGTGCCTCGATATCAGGACACGACCGGTCCCGACGATCTTCCCGGCGACCATCCTTGTCACCGTTGCCGTAACCGCGCCCGGTCGCGTTGGGACAAAAACACTGACCCTCGAAAAAACCGCGCCGCGATCAGGCGACGTCGGTGCGTTGATCGCGGCCCTTGTCGGCTTCGTGAGAGCGAGCATAGCGAATGGCCTGATCATGTTCATCGGCGATGCCATTAAGTCCGGCAAGAGCGCGTCCGATCAGGTCGGCCGTGGTTACCAGCTGGATATGGTCCGCCGCGACGATAGCATAGCCGCCGCCGAATGCGTCGCGTCGCAGCCGGTCCGAATAGCACGCCCATTCGAACGCGAGCGGCAGCGCGCTTGGGCAACTGCGCTGGAGCACACGCGCGACCGTTTCGACCTGGATCTGATGACCCGCAATCCAGAGGTCGACGCTGCCATTTTCACGCGGTTCGACCTCGATCGTGCAGCCCAGCCCGAAATAGTCTTCGTCTTCGAACACGGTCTTGAAGCCCGACCATGGGTCGTCAGCGTGGGTCGGCAGCGGCGGATACGTCACGGCGAACAGCGGATCGTGCAGGATCGCGCTGGCATGGGCGCTGGTCTCGTTCCCGTCGCCGAGCAACTCGCTCGCCGTAAAGCACAGGCGGGCAAGATGCGCCTCGGCCTTGGTCGTGGTGACGACAAACGCGGTGGCAACATAGGAATTCGACATCGGAAGCCTCCCGGGAATGAGGTTTGCAGGCGTTCGGGCACAATCGGGCCGTACAACGGCCATGGGCGCGTCTCGTCGGCCCGACCCCCCGTAGTCGTCCCTTCCCCTTCGCTTTAGTCGCGGTGCCTGAGCGTCAGTCGTGCACGCTGCTGCGCGGGGCCATTGGCGGTGCCGAGCGACTTGAGGCGATCGGTCTCGAGCGTCGCCGCCAGGCCTTCGGGCACGACAGCACAGGGCGCAAGCAGCGCGAGCGCCGCGGCTGCGGTCGCCAATTCGCCGGGCGCCGTCCCTTGCCAAAAGATGACATCGTCCTCGCCATCGGCCTCGGTCACCAGGACCTGGGCGAAAAACGTCGCAAGCGGGCGATCCCAGCCGACCGTGATGCGCGTGCCGCGCGGCTGGTCGGGCCGGGGTTCGAGCGTGTGACGACTCATTCTGCTCTCCAGATCAAGGCCGTGCCGGCACGGGGCATCGACGACGCGTGCCTGACGAGCCTGGCGCAGGGTCCGGCCAGTCAAAGCTTCTCCACGCGATAAGCGGACGTGCCCGACCATGTCAGGCGATACATATCGGCTTGCACGACCGATTGCACGACATTGGGCCAGAGCGCGGCGATGCACGTCCCGCCGGCATGGCGAACCGAGGGGTAGATGAGTCCGTTGTGACCACCTGCCCGAGCCGTCGCCGCAAGAGCGTTGCCCCGGGGATAGCCGATGGCCGGATCCGGATCGAGGCTCGGATGATCGGGTAACCCGCGAAGGTCGACGAACACCCCGGCCATGCTCGCCAGCATTTCGCCATAATCAACGACGGCAGTGTAATCGCCCGCGTCTGCCAGTGCATTGCTCAAATGATAGCCGACTTCAACGAGACAGGTTTCCACCGCAAGGGCGGCATACCAGGCACCGCGCGCGGCCGGGTTGAAACGCATCGGCGCGCGCGGTTTGGCGTAAGCGAAGCTGGCGTTGATGAACTTTGCGTGCGGGACGCCATGCACGAGTTCTTCGGCGGTCAAGCCAGCGTAGCCCCGTTCCTCGGCGATCAGGCGGCCGCTGGTTGCGCCTTCGATTTCGGCGAGAAGCGCAAGCTCGTCTTCGTCGTCGGCGAGCGGCGTCAAGACGGCTGCGCGCAACCGCGCGCTGGCGACGAGGCGCACGGTTCGGGGGAACGCGTCCCGCACCAGCGGAACGCCGTCCATGAAAGCGTCGTCAGAGCCCGCCACGCAGGGCGTCGATATATTGCCGCGTTTCGAGCATGCGCGGGATTCCGCCTTCGATCATCGCCTGGACCGGCGTCAGGCGATCGAAGACCGGGCCGCGATTGGGAAGTTTGGGCCAGCGATCAGCCATGTCGTCGGCAAACAGCAAATGCAGGCCCTTGAAGACGCCGATCAAAGCAGACGCGCGCGTCAATTGGTCCTGACCGAGCACACCGTCCCATTTGCCGGCTTTCATCCGGTCCCAGGTGCTTTCGGAGACCCCCAGCAAGGCAGCGCCTTCGGCGTTGCTGCCGTCCCATGCAGCCACAAGGCGCAACACCGCCTTGACCGCGGCAGCGGTCAAGCGCTGCCGGTCTTCTTCGACAGCAAAGTTTTGCAATCCGACCGGCTTGACCGGCAGGCGCTCGTGTTGAACAGCATGGACCATAGCGCGTCTCCTGATGCGAATATGTGCCTCACATGATGCGATGTCAAGGATTGGCCCGTCGTAGGATATGAAGCGCGCGACGTGCCGACACAATCTGGGGCCAAGTGTTTTCGGCCTCGGTGCGGGGACATCCCCGGGCAGTCGGTGATCCGTCAGGACCGCAGCCCGGCTGCTCAATGCAACAGATTTCAACCTGATGTGGCCTGATGCGCCGGGCCGGCGCCGGCTGAGGCGCACGCGTGGGAGGAACCGATCGCCCAAAGGTTCCGGGTGCGGCGGCCATCGGCACGTCAACTGGTGACAACGACGATTTCGGCCGAACGGTCGAGGACATCGGCAGAGCGCAATACGCGAAGCGGTTGCAACGGATTGCTTGTCCGGACGATCGAAATGTCTTCGTGGCCGGTCTCGAACAGGCGGGCGGCGACACGCCGGGCATGTTCGCCGCTGCACAGATCGGCGCGGCGCGTCGAGCGCGGAACGAGCGGGGGCGCGGACATGGCGGGTCTCCTTCCAATCGGATCAGTCCCGTGCACCGAACACCGGGGCATGGACTCGGGTTTGCGGAATGATCGACCAGTCGCGATCACGCAGCCGGGTAACGCGATAATGGCCGCCATGCGGGGCGATCAATGTCAGCCGGCGGCCGACGCGGCGCACGGTGAACTCGTCGCCCTCATGGCCGTCGGTGAAGCGCATCGGTGCCGCGAACTTGATCCGGTCGCCGTCGCTGATGGCGCGCTTGCGGCGTCCGATCGTGGCGCGGCAGCGCTGCCGCCACGCGCGCGCATAGTCGCTCGACGTCGGTCCGAGCATCGCGAGGATCGCTTCGGGACACCCGGTTTCGCACGGTCCCGCATGCTCGCTCATGTCCTTATAGCCGAAGACATGGCCGTCGCGCGCGTTCGGTGTCCAGCGCGTGAGACAGACGATGGCGAAGACGGGTTCGGTCGCCTCGGTACCGTCACGATGCACAAAGCTCTGGACTGCGGCATAATAGACCCGGTCGACATAGGCGGATCGCAGCACGCGAAGACCCCGCGTCGATCCATCGTCCTGCGCGCGTTCATGGGTGAACGCGGCATCGAGATAGGCTTTCGGGGTTGTCGTGCTGCCCATATGTTCGCGGGTCATCGTCAGCCAGCCCATGGTCGGGTCCTTTCGTGGGGCAGACGGGTGACGGTTGGCGGTCGTCTGCGATGTGGAGTTCGCGGCGGATGCGGCGCGCGAATTGGACGGGATCGAGCAACACGGCGATATCGGCGGTCCGGCTGCGCGCGTTTGCCCCGTCGTTTGCACCGTCATTGCGCCGATACGCGACCTCGGCACCGGGGCGCGGCAGGTCTGTCGTCACGCGGACCGACAGCGTCGGCGTCACGAGCACGATATCGGTCCTGCCGAGGCTGTCCGGGCCGCGCCTCAATTCTGCTGCGGCGCGTTCACCAAACGCGGCGGCGAGCGCGCCCAGCTGCGCTTCCGCCTCGCGGCAGAAAATGCGGCGCGCGGCGGCATCGGGCGCAATGCTGCGGCGGGCGAGCACGACGATTGACGGCTGGCCAGCGAGGGCGTCGATCCGGGTCAGGCAGTCGTGCCGAAGCTTTGTATCGTCGGCGCACCGGTCATCGCCAGCGCGGACGGATGCGATCCGGCCAAGGTGTCGCGCCAGAAGTCTGACCGCTGGATCGCTTTCGGGATCGTTCCCCGCGTTGCGCGCATCCTCGATGGCATCGCCGATCGCGCTCAGCGTTGTCCGCATGGTGGTCAGGCCTTCGGGATTGAGCGCGAGCCGGAAGCGAAAGTCGATATCGTACGTCATGGCGGCGCGCCCTCCCCTGCTGTTCGCCCTTCGCTTCCCTCTTCGCTTTCTTGCCCGGTCGCCGTGACGCGCAGCGCGCCGCGAACTCGTGGTCGGGAGCCGGTCGACGCCTGTCAGGCCTCGGCACCTGCCTTGTGATCTGTCGCTTCTGTGGCCGAGCCGGCCTCGCCGAAAGCCTTGAGGAATTGATAGGCCTGTTCGGCCTTCGATGCGGCCTGGATGATCGCCGCCTTGTTGGCGCGAAGCACGCGCAACCAATGGCCGATATAATTGGCGTGACTGTCGTGGAGGTCGTTCGGGAGCCCGAGATCGGCGCAGATCAGGCCGCTGCCGAGTTCGGCAACCAGTTCCTCGCGGGCGTAAGCATCGTCACCGAACTTCTTGCCGAAAGTCCGGGCGAGCCGGTCGGCATGGCCGCTCCAATGGACATGTTCGTGCGCGAGCGTGCTGGCAAGATGATCGGCAGACACGAAGCTGTCGGGGTTCGGAATGTTGATGCTGTCTGCGATGCGGTCGTAATAGGCCTCGCTGCCGCCATAGCTCACTCTGGCGGGAATGTTCGCAAAGAACGCGTCGATGGCGGCTTGCCGTGCCGACGCAGTCAGCGCCGGCGGCGGCGCGTCGCCGGGATAAAAACGGGCCGGCAGCCCATCGATCTGGTCGACGTTGAAGACGGTGTAAGCGCGCAGGAAGCGGATCGTCCTGGTATCGCCAGGGGCTGCGTCGGATGCGCTGTCGTCCCGGGTGAACGACGAATAATAGACGCTGATCGAGCCCTTTTCATGCCGTCGAACT
Protein-coding regions in this window:
- a CDS encoding DUF736 domain-containing protein, with amino-acid sequence MSSNIGSITLRSSGTYVGRIETLQVAMTIALRPVVSPNPKAPKFDVMALNAVAKVWVKVGALFALTSNSTGEEFLNGRIDDPSLSEPIQVSAFRQEDGSYNIVWQRQQRRAALPAATGASDDMPPLPLDEGGPANGATGGEVGGGHTDGLGSSTAPDAPENTGKGRSKRELVDA
- a CDS encoding DUF2493 domain-containing protein; its protein translation is MTRFTNFADMARHFSDSDNRDSGYDTAFDGQNEMAKLSIVDAPQALDMPDPQMVRCAVEMMMGTLFDVFRDTRMESYAADLAWGFVNSFHVVARRIEGREDDAAKDLGELARCFDPSEIYATELEDKQLLAQTLFDARQAMECMRDHAADVFRVETGRPFSATKGSRTSSSLTASQIEARDFLAARARTCREAYAPEGPVVAFSGGNVWHDHELLWNRLDSIKTRVPEMVLATTAQVKGCDAIAAAWAAARGVKLVQFRLDRAHGNRAGFVRNDKIVGLRPVEAIVCEGSGLQANFAQKLRQAGTPLHIIRASDQVRDLGRQQAA
- a CDS encoding RES family NAD+ phosphorylase; protein product: MDGVPLVRDAFPRTVRLVASARLRAAVLTPLADDEDELALLAEIEGATSGRLIAEERGYAGLTAEELVHGVPHAKFINASFAYAKPRAPMRFNPAARGAWYAALAVETCLVEVGYHLSNALADAGDYTAVVDYGEMLASMAGVFVDLRGLPDHPSLDPDPAIGYPRGNALAATARAGGHNGLIYPSVRHAGGTCIAALWPNVVQSVVQADMYRLTWSGTSAYRVEKL
- a CDS encoding antitoxin Xre-like helix-turn-helix domain-containing protein, with the protein product MTAAAVKAVLRLVAAWDGSNAEGAALLGVSESTWDRMKAGKWDGVLGQDQLTRASALIGVFKGLHLLFADDMADRWPKLPNRGPVFDRLTPVQAMIEGGIPRMLETRQYIDALRGGL
- a CDS encoding DUF6927 domain-containing protein, which produces MTREHMGSTTTPKAYLDAAFTHERAQDDGSTRGLRVLRSAYVDRVYYAAVQSFVHRDGTEATEPVFAIVCLTRWTPNARDGHVFGYKDMSEHAGPCETGCPEAILAMLGPTSSDYARAWRQRCRATIGRRKRAISDGDRIKFAAPMRFTDGHEGDEFTVRRVGRRLTLIAPHGGHYRVTRLRDRDWSIIPQTRVHAPVFGARD
- a CDS encoding ArdC family protein yields the protein MRPKPRQRDIAAEITALIIARIEAGTLPWRRPWTSGSGGRPLRHCGTPYTGINTLYLWAVADALGYKSPTWMTYKQASELGGQVRRHEKGSISVYYSSFTRDDSASDAAPGDTRTIRFLRAYTVFNVDQIDGLPARFYPGDAPPPALTASARQAAIDAFFANIPARVSYGGSEAYYDRIADSINIPNPDSFVSADHLASTLAHEHVHWSGHADRLARTFGKKFGDDAYAREELVAELGSGLICADLGLPNDLHDSHANYIGHWLRVLRANKAAIIQAASKAEQAYQFLKAFGEAGSATEATDHKAGAEA